A section of the Elizabethkingia anophelis R26 genome encodes:
- a CDS encoding ATP-grasp domain-containing protein, which translates to MKTFVCLSSYYKGYDFMDECKKLGNKVILITSESLKEKNWPWHAIDEVYYMSETEPSVWNSDHMIQGFAYLMKIHNIDTVIALDDFDVEKAALIRETFRIQGMGQTTYRYFRDKLAMRQMAKDSGINIPPFAPVFNDSVIAKFIEENPAPWVLKPRSEASASGIKKIRSAEELWKVMETLGEDRIHFLLEVFKPGDVFHVDCLVYNKEIKFISCSKYLSPPMAVSHDGGIFRTKTLAEDSEDFKGLAEINQQVLSKFGIVHGATHSEFIKSNEDGKFYFLETSSRVGGAHIPDMVEASTKVNLWREWVKIETDVLNKNKYDLSYERNYFSGLIIALAKDKHPDITDFQREELVKSLNLEHHISLLYKSDSADKINEALDDAAEKIYAHHLSILPPQAKPTS; encoded by the coding sequence ATGAAAACATTCGTTTGCCTTTCCAGCTATTATAAAGGCTATGATTTTATGGATGAATGCAAAAAGCTGGGCAACAAAGTCATCCTGATTACTTCCGAAAGCCTGAAAGAAAAAAACTGGCCCTGGCATGCTATAGATGAAGTATATTACATGTCTGAAACAGAGCCCTCAGTATGGAATTCCGATCATATGATCCAGGGATTTGCCTATCTTATGAAAATTCATAACATCGATACCGTTATTGCATTAGACGATTTCGATGTGGAAAAGGCTGCGCTAATCCGGGAAACCTTCCGTATACAGGGAATGGGACAAACCACTTATCGATATTTCCGGGATAAACTTGCAATGCGTCAGATGGCTAAAGACAGTGGCATCAATATTCCTCCTTTTGCTCCGGTTTTTAACGACAGTGTTATTGCAAAATTTATTGAAGAAAATCCTGCGCCCTGGGTTTTAAAACCCCGCTCTGAAGCTTCAGCCAGTGGTATAAAAAAAATACGTTCGGCAGAAGAACTCTGGAAAGTGATGGAGACATTAGGTGAAGATCGCATCCATTTTCTTTTGGAGGTTTTCAAACCCGGAGATGTTTTCCACGTCGATTGTTTAGTTTATAACAAAGAAATTAAATTTATTTCCTGCTCTAAATACCTTTCACCACCTATGGCAGTATCACATGATGGTGGTATTTTCAGAACCAAAACACTGGCAGAAGATTCAGAAGACTTCAAAGGTCTGGCAGAAATCAACCAGCAGGTACTATCCAAGTTTGGGATTGTACACGGTGCCACCCATTCGGAATTTATTAAAAGTAATGAGGATGGAAAGTTCTATTTTCTGGAAACATCTTCCCGTGTTGGTGGGGCACATATTCCGGATATGGTGGAAGCTTCTACCAAGGTCAACCTTTGGCGGGAATGGGTAAAAATTGAGACAGATGTCCTGAACAAAAATAAATATGACCTTAGCTACGAGAGGAATTATTTTTCAGGCCTCATCATAGCACTGGCAAAAGATAAGCATCCGGACATTACAGATTTCCAAAGGGAGGAATTGGTAAAGTCTCTAAATCTGGAACATCATATCAGCCTTCTGTATAAATCAGATTCTGCTGATAAAATAAATGAAGCTCTGGATGATGCAGCAGAAAAAATCTATGCACATCATCTTAGCATTCTTCCTCCTCAGGCAAAACCAACATCCTAA
- a CDS encoding ATP-binding protein, with the protein MKHCLFFLITAIFITSCTKTTSTRGTTALHSISNPDYDKAWKFIDKGDDKNGFIYLDKAKDAYIKAGDSFSAGKSFVNMAIIQERVSDNMGSIETSITALKFLNEKNPNHHGFLSSNYNNMGVASNSLKNYADAEKYYKKAYQFSQDKIEKIMIMNNLANCYHNQKKYREAASVFKKIKDSLQTKDDIYYKISSNLAKTLWYEEAKYNPTPVYLEAKKYYAKEKDDWGLDASYAYLSEYYLHTNKDSAMFYSNKMYDIANKLKSPVDRLEALQNMIVLENEDQSKKHFTEYYKLSDSIQESNNTYKNQFAAIRFESDKNRIAKLNLEKDLVHNQYKIIRQQVFIYSVLGVLILLLITGVLWYKRRKAKLELVAQNKIKEERLILSKKVHDVVANGLYQVMSRIEYNDDFSKDEILDKLEMMYQKSRDISYNPLSSSEKKFKDRISDLCLSFQNSSRRIFVVGNEDAIWNTLNTDIKEEVFLILQEFLVNTKKHSQADRVVIKFSSEEGKFHLRYSDNGTGLDEKVSHNNGLQSIQQRATHIKGILHILPNEGKGFLAEISIP; encoded by the coding sequence TTGAAACACTGCTTATTTTTCTTAATTACAGCTATTTTTATTACATCGTGTACTAAGACAACTAGTACCAGGGGAACAACGGCACTACACTCTATTTCAAATCCAGATTATGATAAAGCCTGGAAGTTTATTGACAAAGGTGATGACAAAAACGGTTTTATATACCTGGACAAAGCAAAAGATGCCTATATAAAAGCCGGGGATAGTTTTTCTGCCGGTAAAAGTTTTGTAAACATGGCTATTATTCAGGAACGGGTAAGCGATAATATGGGAAGTATAGAAACCAGCATTACGGCTTTAAAGTTTCTAAACGAAAAGAATCCAAATCATCACGGCTTCCTTTCCAGTAATTATAATAACATGGGCGTTGCTTCCAATAGTTTAAAAAACTATGCTGATGCTGAGAAATATTACAAGAAAGCCTATCAGTTTTCTCAGGACAAGATTGAAAAAATTATGATTATGAATAATCTGGCAAACTGCTATCATAATCAGAAAAAATATAGAGAAGCAGCTTCAGTATTCAAAAAAATAAAAGACAGCCTACAAACAAAAGACGACATCTATTACAAAATATCCTCTAATCTGGCTAAAACCTTATGGTATGAAGAAGCCAAGTACAATCCGACTCCTGTATATCTTGAGGCTAAAAAATATTATGCAAAAGAAAAAGATGACTGGGGGCTGGATGCTTCCTATGCCTATTTATCAGAATATTATCTTCACACCAACAAAGACTCTGCAATGTTTTACTCTAATAAGATGTATGATATTGCAAACAAACTAAAGTCTCCTGTTGACAGACTGGAAGCCTTACAGAATATGATTGTACTGGAAAATGAAGATCAGTCGAAGAAGCATTTTACAGAATATTATAAACTTTCGGACAGCATACAGGAAAGCAATAATACCTATAAAAATCAGTTTGCGGCCATACGATTTGAAAGTGATAAAAACCGCATAGCAAAACTGAATCTGGAAAAGGACCTGGTACATAACCAATATAAAATAATTCGTCAGCAGGTCTTCATCTATTCTGTATTGGGTGTACTTATACTTCTGTTGATTACCGGAGTACTATGGTACAAACGGAGGAAAGCCAAACTGGAACTCGTGGCTCAGAATAAAATAAAAGAAGAACGGCTTATCCTTTCTAAAAAGGTACATGACGTAGTCGCCAACGGACTTTATCAGGTAATGTCCAGAATAGAATACAATGATGATTTTAGTAAGGATGAGATCCTGGATAAACTGGAGATGATGTATCAAAAATCCAGAGATATCTCCTATAATCCTTTATCTTCTTCTGAAAAGAAGTTTAAAGATCGTATCTCTGATTTATGTTTATCTTTCCAAAATAGCTCGCGAAGAATATTTGTGGTAGGAAACGAAGATGCTATATGGAATACTCTAAACACAGATATTAAGGAAGAAGTATTTCTTATACTGCAGGAATTTTTAGTAAATACAAAGAAACACAGCCAAGCTGACAGAGTTGTTATAAAATTCAGTTCTGAAGAAGGAAAATTTCATCTCAGATATTCTGATAACGGAACCGGACTGGATGAAAAAGTTTCTCACAACAATGGATTACAAAGTATACAACAACGCGCAACCCATATAAAAGGAATATTACATATATTACCCAATGAAGGAAAAGGATTTCTGGCAGAGATATCCATACCTTAA
- a CDS encoding alpha/beta hydrolase-fold protein, which produces MKFYLKTDKNDERTIFITGNFNSWNPRDKNYSLQKTKDGYFIEISDDKLPPEIEYKFTKGGWENVEMDSEGHFTSNRKVKKQAKKVEDIVEDWRLNWAPFKEEYFPKIELISENFYIPQLNKTRKIWALLPYDYENSHKNYPVLYLQDAQNLFNEDSVFGNWEIDKKLSLLAEYGIGDIIIIAVEHGSQDRIQEYVFEDENKYAVKAEGKKYIRFITDTLKPYVDQHFRTLPEREHTGIGGSSLGALISIYGGFLYPEVYSKLMLFSPSLWLNPNNNFPMLSFHQPYHTKVYIYGGELEGSDMVKRINLFKIAMKRWEESKSIEFDIRTSIHPEGKHQEFYWSQEFPRALEWLFFDKLENPKERKKKYNKAKQNV; this is translated from the coding sequence ATGAAGTTTTATTTAAAAACAGATAAAAACGATGAAAGAACGATATTCATCACCGGGAATTTTAACAGTTGGAATCCTCGGGACAAAAACTATAGTCTGCAAAAGACTAAAGACGGATACTTTATAGAAATTAGTGATGACAAATTACCTCCAGAAATAGAATATAAATTTACCAAAGGAGGTTGGGAAAATGTAGAAATGGATAGCGAAGGACACTTTACTTCCAACAGAAAAGTAAAAAAACAAGCTAAAAAAGTTGAAGATATTGTTGAAGATTGGCGTCTGAATTGGGCTCCGTTCAAGGAAGAGTATTTTCCCAAAATAGAACTGATTTCTGAAAACTTCTATATCCCGCAACTGAACAAAACCCGAAAAATATGGGCTTTGCTTCCTTATGATTATGAAAATTCTCACAAGAACTATCCTGTACTTTATTTACAGGATGCACAAAATCTCTTCAATGAAGATAGTGTTTTTGGCAACTGGGAAATAGACAAGAAACTCTCTCTCTTGGCTGAATATGGAATCGGTGACATTATAATTATAGCTGTAGAGCATGGAAGTCAGGACCGTATTCAGGAATATGTATTCGAAGATGAAAATAAGTATGCTGTAAAAGCTGAAGGCAAAAAATATATACGTTTTATAACTGACACTCTGAAACCATATGTAGACCAACACTTCAGAACTTTACCTGAAAGGGAACACACAGGAATTGGCGGCAGTTCATTAGGTGCCCTTATCAGCATTTATGGTGGGTTTTTATACCCTGAAGTATATTCCAAATTGATGCTTTTTTCACCGTCATTATGGTTGAACCCCAATAATAATTTTCCGATGCTTAGTTTTCACCAGCCTTATCACACCAAGGTATACATCTATGGTGGCGAGCTGGAAGGATCGGATATGGTAAAACGAATTAATCTGTTTAAAATAGCCATGAAGAGATGGGAAGAAAGCAAGTCTATAGAGTTTGATATAAGAACCAGCATTCATCCGGAAGGAAAACATCAGGAGTTCTATTGGTCACAAGAATTTCCACGAGCCTTAGAATGGTTATTCTTCGACAAACTGGAAAATCCTAAAGAAAGAAAGAAAAAATACAATAAAGCCAAACAAAATGTCTGA
- a CDS encoding response regulator transcription factor, translating into MFRKILIAEDHESANLSVQKTLEDYPASATDFVYYCDDALDRIEKSVQLKDPYELLITDLSFEEDQNTQRIKSGFELITLAKSVAPDLAVIVFSAEKRAGIIDSLFKDYGVDAYIHKGRTDVKELKLAIDAIYNGKKYLSADSQQSLKEINAFEFSSFDVKVISLLAEGILQKNIPIYLQQENISPSSLSSVEKRLNILKDQLQVNNNEQLVAFCKDLGII; encoded by the coding sequence ATGTTTAGAAAAATACTTATTGCCGAAGACCATGAAAGTGCAAACCTTTCTGTACAGAAAACTCTGGAGGACTACCCTGCTTCGGCTACAGATTTTGTATATTATTGTGATGATGCTCTGGACAGAATTGAAAAATCGGTTCAGCTGAAGGATCCTTATGAGTTACTCATCACAGATTTGTCTTTTGAAGAAGATCAGAATACACAAAGGATAAAATCGGGGTTTGAACTTATTACCCTGGCTAAAAGTGTTGCACCAGATTTAGCTGTTATTGTATTTTCCGCAGAAAAGAGAGCCGGAATTATAGACTCTCTGTTCAAAGATTATGGCGTAGATGCCTATATTCACAAAGGCAGAACAGATGTAAAAGAACTAAAGCTGGCCATAGATGCCATATACAATGGAAAGAAATACCTCTCAGCGGATTCTCAGCAATCTTTGAAAGAGATTAATGCTTTCGAATTTTCTTCATTCGATGTAAAAGTTATTTCTCTTCTTGCAGAAGGTATTCTGCAAAAGAATATTCCTATATATCTGCAGCAGGAAAACATATCTCCAAGCAGCCTTAGCAGTGTAGAAAAACGTTTAAATATATTGAAAGATCAGCTTCAGGTAAACAACAACGAACAGCTTGTTGCATTCTGTAAAGATCTGGGAATTATATAA
- a CDS encoding ATP-grasp domain-containing protein gives MTKKVGILFGMEDTFPWAFIDKVNELGKGEIIAEPVKIDVLEQGADYGYAVIIDRISQDVPFYRAYLKNAALNGTYVINNPFWWSADEKFFNNALMTKLGIPLPKTVLLPSNDRPANTSETSFRNLTFPHNWDYIFNYVGFPAYMKPHDGGGWRNVYRVENPEDLWNKLSETEQLVMMVQEEIIFEDYYRVYCLGKKYVHIMPYEPRNPHHLRYAAKSQYSGKQLEDLLKTIHNYTIKMNEALGYDFNTVEFAVRDGIPYAIDFCNPAPDADKNSVGEENFAWIVEHAAKLAIEKANEYVPGKPNISWGTFVKDSVK, from the coding sequence ATGACAAAAAAAGTTGGAATATTATTCGGAATGGAAGATACCTTCCCTTGGGCATTTATAGATAAGGTAAACGAGCTGGGAAAAGGCGAGATTATTGCTGAACCGGTGAAAATTGATGTCCTGGAGCAGGGAGCTGATTATGGCTATGCTGTAATTATAGACAGAATTTCTCAGGATGTTCCTTTCTACCGTGCCTATCTGAAAAATGCTGCGCTTAATGGTACTTATGTTATCAACAACCCTTTTTGGTGGAGTGCCGATGAAAAGTTCTTTAACAATGCACTAATGACTAAACTGGGAATTCCTTTACCGAAGACCGTTTTGTTACCATCCAATGACAGACCTGCAAATACAAGCGAAACATCATTCAGGAACCTTACTTTTCCGCATAACTGGGATTATATTTTTAATTACGTTGGCTTTCCTGCTTATATGAAGCCGCATGATGGCGGTGGCTGGAGAAATGTTTACCGTGTGGAAAATCCTGAAGATTTGTGGAATAAACTTTCGGAAACCGAACAATTGGTGATGATGGTACAGGAGGAAATTATTTTTGAAGACTACTATCGTGTATACTGTCTGGGAAAAAAATATGTTCATATCATGCCTTATGAACCAAGAAATCCACATCATTTACGCTATGCGGCAAAATCTCAGTATTCCGGAAAACAACTGGAAGATCTGCTAAAAACCATTCACAATTATACTATTAAAATGAATGAGGCTTTAGGATATGACTTCAATACAGTAGAATTTGCTGTAAGAGATGGTATTCCTTATGCTATCGACTTCTGCAACCCTGCACCTGATGCGGATAAAAATTCTGTAGGAGAAGAAAATTTTGCATGGATTGTAGAACACGCCGCAAAATTGGCTATAGAAAAAGCGAATGAATATGTTCCGGGCAAGCCGAATATTTCGTGGGGAACATTTGTAAAAGACTCTGTTAAATAA
- a CDS encoding alpha/beta fold hydrolase, whose protein sequence is MPQVEYTDYYSHILGRKINIQITGHFGHPIIMFPTSQGCLTQNSDFHLNGSIDHFTDSGKVKLFNLETLDKENFYNDNISPQERIWRYENYVQFLIREYIPFIQKTHQVHRVAIAGCSFGAYHATNFAFRYPDVISHLIAMSGAFSIRNFMDGFGNDTVYFNCPEEFMRDDASWKFGHMHIVLSTSDQDVCLDKNIRMSNILRSKGINHWYDEAKWINHDWPLWRMVFPKFISAYFS, encoded by the coding sequence ATGCCACAGGTAGAATACACAGATTACTATTCCCATATTTTAGGGAGAAAAATAAATATCCAGATAACTGGGCATTTCGGACATCCTATTATTATGTTCCCAACATCACAAGGATGTCTCACCCAGAATTCAGATTTTCATCTTAACGGATCTATAGATCATTTCACAGACAGTGGAAAAGTGAAACTTTTTAATCTGGAAACATTGGACAAAGAGAACTTCTACAACGACAATATTTCTCCACAGGAAAGAATCTGGCGTTATGAGAATTACGTTCAGTTTCTTATCCGGGAATATATTCCGTTTATCCAGAAAACTCATCAAGTGCATCGTGTCGCTATCGCTGGTTGCAGTTTTGGAGCCTATCACGCTACTAATTTTGCATTCAGATATCCGGATGTAATCTCCCACCTTATAGCAATGTCCGGAGCTTTCTCTATCCGAAACTTCATGGATGGATTTGGCAATGATACTGTTTATTTCAATTGTCCGGAAGAATTCATGCGTGATGATGCTTCGTGGAAATTCGGGCACATGCATATTGTCCTCAGCACATCCGATCAGGATGTTTGTCTGGACAAAAATATTCGAATGTCAAACATTCTACGTTCGAAGGGAATTAACCATTGGTATGATGAAGCCAAATGGATTAATCATGACTGGCCGCTATGGAGGATGGTCTTTCCAAAATTCATAAGTGCTTATTTCTCATAA
- a CDS encoding DUF5690 family protein yields MKSAQENKTKQFTFLLYSSIAAFGAYFCMYAFRKPFTVARYDHLQVWGVDYKIALILLQVLGYATSKFIGIKVISELTPGKRKFYFLGLILMAELALFLFAIVPAPYNVVFMFLNGLPLGMIWGIVFSYLEGRKTTEILGIILCTSFIVSSGVVKSAGMWIMQYWGVSEFWMPVVTGALFLLPLLVFIFLLEKIPAPTAEDIAEKSERVPMNRAERKKVFRQFALPFSFLILFYTLLTAFRDFRDNFARELWDSIGYTGDVSVYSKSEIVVSLIVLLIFGALYFIKNNIKALYIYHYLLLLGIVTLAASTLLFQYHHIGAFIWMVATGFGLYICYVPFNALFFDRFIAAFKIKGNAGFLIYLADSFGYLGSMLVLLYKNFSVGGISWLDFFCSGTYILSVIALLAVLYSYFYLNRKFNNSENIHKEKKWKTNLTL; encoded by the coding sequence ATGAAATCAGCACAAGAGAATAAAACAAAACAATTTACTTTTCTTTTATATAGTTCAATAGCTGCTTTCGGAGCATACTTTTGCATGTATGCTTTCCGAAAGCCATTTACAGTTGCCCGCTACGATCATTTGCAGGTTTGGGGTGTAGATTATAAAATCGCCCTTATTCTACTGCAGGTACTGGGATATGCAACTTCTAAGTTTATCGGAATAAAAGTAATATCAGAACTCACACCAGGTAAGCGCAAATTCTATTTTTTGGGATTAATTCTGATGGCAGAGCTGGCATTATTCCTTTTTGCAATCGTTCCGGCTCCGTATAATGTAGTATTTATGTTCCTGAATGGTTTGCCGTTGGGGATGATCTGGGGAATTGTATTTTCCTATCTGGAAGGTCGGAAAACAACCGAAATATTAGGTATTATTCTTTGTACAAGCTTTATAGTTTCCAGTGGTGTTGTAAAATCTGCCGGAATGTGGATAATGCAATATTGGGGTGTTTCAGAGTTTTGGATGCCTGTAGTAACGGGAGCATTATTCCTTTTACCCTTACTGGTTTTTATTTTTTTACTGGAAAAAATTCCGGCACCTACAGCAGAGGATATCGCTGAAAAATCTGAACGTGTACCAATGAACCGTGCGGAGAGGAAGAAAGTGTTCCGTCAGTTTGCATTACCTTTTAGTTTTCTTATTCTGTTTTATACATTACTTACAGCATTTAGAGACTTTAGAGATAATTTCGCAAGAGAGCTTTGGGACAGCATTGGTTATACCGGGGATGTAAGTGTATACAGTAAATCCGAAATCGTTGTCTCACTTATTGTACTTCTTATTTTCGGAGCTCTTTACTTTATCAAGAATAATATTAAAGCATTATATATCTACCATTATTTGCTATTGCTGGGAATAGTAACATTAGCAGCTTCTACTTTGCTGTTTCAGTATCATCATATCGGAGCTTTTATCTGGATGGTGGCAACAGGTTTTGGATTATATATATGCTATGTACCTTTCAATGCTTTGTTTTTTGATCGGTTTATAGCTGCTTTTAAAATTAAAGGGAATGCAGGATTCCTTATCTACCTGGCCGATTCATTCGGTTACTTAGGAAGTATGTTGGTTCTGTTGTACAAAAACTTTAGCGTTGGCGGAATCTCCTGGTTAGATTTCTTCTGCTCGGGCACCTATATATTGTCAGTAATAGCTTTATTAGCTGTACTGTATTCATATTTCTACCTCAATCGTAAATTTAATAACTCTGAAAATATACATAAAGAAAAAAAATGGAAAACGAATTTGACCTTATAG
- a CDS encoding leucyl aminopeptidase family protein: MSEAVQHIYIYSEDSWKDNQHLFPDSLQTFFSGKRNESFVIASNNEVAFLLGIGTSYSENDLTNFGQKFSYDLREKLSTKITFLHADTLGSQETESLLLGFYLGTYQYPFQATHPLWNPEFRWANIELFDEKFAKIKAICKGQFICMDWLNKPANFKKAPQLSNFIQDKAQEYNFRLTTYNRKQCDELGLGAFLAVNQGSHQEAAFTIIEYISEKENTPTIGLVGKCVLFDTGGISIKPAANMHYMKSDMGGATAVLGTLIAAAEMKLPVNITAILPITDNAVSNNAYLPSDVVTAYNGKTIEVIDTDAEGRMTLADGLSYLSKNYKTDYLIDLATLTGSAVRMFGTTCGALFSNNPVLQKQLEESGQKTGQRLWGLPLWDDWEDDIKSDVADFKNISLKPVGDCIVAATFLKHFINDHPKWAHLDIAAMCFGNVIYAKEKAATGYGVRLLIDFIEKL, translated from the coding sequence ATGTCTGAAGCTGTCCAACATATTTATATATACTCCGAAGATTCATGGAAAGACAACCAACATCTCTTCCCCGATTCTTTGCAGACATTCTTTTCAGGGAAAAGAAACGAGAGTTTTGTTATTGCTTCAAACAATGAGGTTGCTTTCCTCTTGGGAATAGGTACGTCTTATTCAGAAAATGACCTTACTAATTTCGGTCAGAAGTTTTCTTATGATCTTAGAGAGAAGTTATCTACAAAAATTACATTTTTACATGCAGATACTCTCGGTTCTCAGGAAACTGAAAGTTTGTTATTAGGGTTCTATCTGGGAACTTATCAATACCCTTTTCAGGCAACACATCCGCTGTGGAATCCGGAGTTCCGGTGGGCAAACATCGAGTTATTCGATGAAAAGTTCGCTAAGATAAAAGCTATTTGCAAAGGTCAGTTTATTTGTATGGACTGGCTGAACAAACCTGCAAACTTTAAGAAAGCACCACAATTAAGTAATTTTATACAGGATAAAGCACAAGAATATAATTTCAGACTAACTACTTATAACCGCAAACAATGTGACGAACTTGGACTTGGAGCTTTTCTAGCAGTTAACCAGGGCAGTCATCAGGAAGCAGCTTTCACTATTATAGAATATATCTCCGAAAAAGAAAATACCCCTACAATAGGACTGGTAGGCAAATGTGTATTATTTGATACTGGTGGGATTTCTATAAAACCCGCTGCGAATATGCATTATATGAAAAGCGATATGGGTGGAGCTACTGCTGTTTTGGGCACGTTAATAGCCGCTGCAGAAATGAAGTTACCAGTTAATATTACAGCTATACTTCCGATTACCGACAATGCTGTTTCCAATAATGCTTATCTGCCTAGCGATGTAGTTACGGCTTACAACGGAAAGACAATAGAAGTAATAGATACCGATGCAGAGGGCCGCATGACTCTTGCAGACGGACTTAGCTATCTTTCAAAAAATTATAAAACCGATTATCTGATAGATCTGGCTACCCTTACAGGAAGTGCTGTACGAATGTTTGGAACTACCTGCGGTGCACTTTTTTCAAATAATCCTGTATTACAAAAACAATTGGAAGAATCCGGACAAAAAACCGGGCAACGCCTCTGGGGTCTCCCATTATGGGACGACTGGGAAGATGATATTAAATCAGATGTAGCAGATTTTAAAAATATTTCACTAAAACCGGTAGGTGACTGTATCGTTGCCGCTACTTTTTTAAAACATTTTATCAACGATCACCCCAAATGGGCACATCTGGACATTGCCGCTATGTGCTTCGGGAATGTAATCTATGCAAAAGAGAAAGCAGCCACTGGTTATGGTGTAAGACTCCTAATAGACTTTATAGAAAAATTGTAA
- a CDS encoding TIGR03364 family FAD-dependent oxidoreductase — protein sequence MENEFDLIVIGGGVLGTFHAYHALEKGLKVAVLEKDKAPQSATTRNFGQVVPSGMDTKWQNYGRESLQIYKELQSKFDITVRQNGSVYFASNDEEVALIEELYQINKNNDYSSVLLTKEECLAKYPGLRTDYVKAGLFFPEEVTVEPRTMIHRLQAYLVQEKGLKMLTYQQVIHCSVQNGKAEVLTSFGNKLLAHNVIICNGSEFKTLYPELFAQSDLEVTKLQMLQTVPQPSDYILPGSVLTGLSIRRYESFHECPSFNEIKSREEKDTPEKKWGVHILFKQAADGSVIIGDSHEYADVKDMDDLGYDIKEGINAFMLAEARKIVALPTYEIQRQWFGIYSQCKNHDVFEHSIDGQIHIVTGIGGKGMTGSAGYSKENINKLLM from the coding sequence ATGGAAAACGAATTTGACCTTATAGTAATCGGGGGCGGAGTTTTGGGAACCTTCCATGCGTATCATGCTTTGGAAAAAGGACTTAAAGTAGCAGTTCTGGAGAAAGATAAAGCTCCTCAAAGCGCTACAACCCGTAATTTTGGACAGGTAGTTCCTTCCGGAATGGATACTAAATGGCAAAACTATGGAAGAGAAAGTTTGCAGATTTACAAAGAGCTGCAAAGTAAATTTGATATTACTGTCCGTCAGAATGGCTCGGTTTACTTTGCTTCCAATGATGAAGAAGTAGCCCTGATAGAAGAGTTGTATCAGATCAATAAAAACAATGACTATTCGTCGGTACTTCTTACAAAAGAAGAGTGTTTGGCCAAATATCCGGGACTTCGTACGGATTATGTAAAAGCCGGACTGTTCTTTCCGGAGGAAGTTACAGTAGAGCCTCGCACTATGATTCATAGACTACAGGCTTATCTGGTACAAGAGAAAGGATTGAAGATGTTAACATATCAACAGGTAATTCATTGCTCGGTACAAAATGGAAAAGCTGAAGTTCTGACTTCTTTTGGGAATAAGCTTTTAGCACACAATGTTATCATTTGTAATGGTAGTGAGTTCAAAACACTATATCCGGAACTATTTGCACAAAGTGATCTGGAGGTTACCAAACTGCAAATGCTGCAGACAGTACCGCAGCCATCTGATTATATTTTGCCTGGATCAGTATTAACGGGACTTAGTATCCGTAGATATGAAAGCTTCCACGAGTGTCCGTCTTTTAATGAGATCAAATCAAGAGAAGAGAAAGATACACCTGAGAAGAAATGGGGTGTGCATATCCTTTTCAAACAAGCTGCAGACGGATCAGTTATAATAGGAGATTCTCACGAGTATGCAGATGTAAAGGACATGGATGATCTTGGATATGATATTAAAGAAGGCATCAATGCTTTTATGCTGGCAGAAGCCAGAAAAATAGTAGCTCTTCCTACTTATGAAATTCAGAGACAATGGTTCGGAATTTATTCACAGTGTAAAAATCACGATGTGTTCGAGCATTCAATCGACGGACAAATCCATATTGTCACAGGTATCGGTGGTAAAGGAATGACCGGAAGTGCAGGTTATTCTAAAGAAAATATCAATAAACTTTTAATGTAA